The following are from one region of the Nicotiana tomentosiformis chromosome 7, ASM39032v3, whole genome shotgun sequence genome:
- the LOC138896213 gene encoding uncharacterized protein — translation MTRERVSGATFDEVVDIARQIEVVCSLERGDREAKRPRGLGIFGGIPSGGQSYHSRGRPYRPAQTTRLAHRGASASHGSYSAHSGQSSFSTLPSQSSHYASSAHASTGNSSGYQEQQFRQRWGCFECGEFGHYKRDCPRMLSGAPQQSSRPGTLAPTVTPPALSARCGAQSPKGRPRGGGRSGGGQAQFYVFPVRPDVIASDAAVEQSYNQE, via the exons atgactagagagagggtatctggtgccacttttgacgaggtggttgacattgctcgacagatagaggtGGTCTGTAGCCTGGAGCGTGgtgacagggaggctaagaggcctcgaggtttggGCATTTTTGGTGGGATACCTTCTGGGGGACAGTCCTACCatagcaggggtcgtccttataggcccgctcagaccACCCGtctagctcatcgtggtgcatcagctagccatggttcttacagtgctcactcaggtcAGTCTTCATTTAGTACACTACCATCGCAGAGTTCTCATTATGCCTCGTCCGCTCatgcttctacaggtaattcctcgggttatcaggaacaacagttccgtcagaggtggggttgtttcgagtgcggagaatttggtcattataagagagattgtcctaggatgttgagtggggctccacagcagagttctcggccGGGAACACTAGCACCAACAGTTACGCCACCCGCCCTGTCAGCTCGGTGTGGGGCTCAGTCACCTAaaggtcgcccaagagggggaggccgatcaggtggtggtcaggcccaaTTCTATGTTTTTCCTGTCAggccagatgttattgcttcagatgca gcagttgaacaaagttacaatcaagaataa